One stretch of Xiphophorus hellerii strain 12219 chromosome 21, Xiphophorus_hellerii-4.1, whole genome shotgun sequence DNA includes these proteins:
- the gpr12 gene encoding G-protein coupled receptor 12 yields MGGTVSEEPPVSPSWLSPDPTAWASGAPMDNSTSLGSFPAEDSPLRPSQLPLLVNPWDIVLCSSGTLIACENALVVLVIWQNPTLRAPMFLLIGSLALADLLAGLGLVLHFTCAYLLRSDSAQLLTVGLVVASFSASVFSLLAITVDRYLSLYYALTYNSERTAAFTYTMLVLLWGLSLCLGLLPVTGVNCLAEEVTCSVVRPLTKNNIAVLSVSFLLLFGLMLQLYVQICKIVMRHAHQIALQHHFLAATPHYVTTRKGVSTLAIILGTFAACWMPFTVYSLIADYTYPPLYTYATLVPATYNSVINPVIYAFRNQEIQKALWLVCCGCVPTSVAHRARTPSDV; encoded by the coding sequence ATGGGGGGCACAGTGAGTGAGGAGCCACCAGTCTCCCCCAGCTGGCTGAGCCCTGATCCCACAGCATGGGCCAGCGGGGCCCCGATGGACAACAGCACCAGCTTGGGGTCGTTCCCAGCGGAGGACTCCCCCCTGCGGCCCAGCCAGCTGCCACTGCTGGTCAACCCCTGGGACATCGTGCTGTGCTCATCGGGGACCCTGATTGCCTGCGAAAACGCCTTGGTGGTGCTGGTGATCTGGCAGAACCCGACGCTCAGAGCCCCCATGTTCCTCCTGATCGGCAGCCTGGCTCTGGCCGACCTGCTGGCCGGCCTGGGCCTGGTCCTTCACTTCACCTGTGCCTACCTGCTCCGCTCGGACTCGGCCCAGTTGCTAACGGTGGGTCTGGTGGTGGCTTCCTTCTCGGCCTCCGTCTTCAGCCTGCTGGCCATCACCGTCGACCGCTACCTGTCGCTATACTACGCCCTCACCTACAACTCGGAGAGGACGGCGGCCTTCACCTACACCATGCTGGTGTTGCTGTGGGGTCTCTCCCTGTGTCTCGGCCTGCTGCCAGTCACAGGGGTCAACTGCCTGGCCGAGGAGGTCACCTGCAGCGTGGTTCGACCTTTGACCAAGAACAACATTGCAGTCCTGTCCGTCtccttcctgctgctcttcGGCCTCATGCTGCAGCTTTACGTCCAGATCTGCAAGATCGTGATGCGCCACGCCCACCAGATCGCTCTGCAGCACCACTTCCTGGCTGCCACGCCCCACTACGTCACCACCCGGAAGGGCGTGTCCACCCTGGCCATCATCCTGGGCACCTTCGCCGCCTGCTGGATGCCGTTCACTGTCTACTCCCTCATAGCCGACTACACCTACCCTCCGCTGTACACCTACGCCACGCTGGTGCCTGCCACTTACAACTCGGTCATCAACCCGGTCATCTACGCCTTCAGGAACCAGGAGATCCAGAAGGCGCTGTGGCTGGTGTGCTGTGGCTGCGTGCCGACCAGCGTGGCGCACCGTGCTCGGACACCCAGCGACGTGTGA